A window of Rhizobium sp. CC-YZS058 genomic DNA:
CGGTCGATCTGCTCGAGAACCTGGCCCGTCTGCGTGGCCACATCATCGCCCGGCTTGCCGACCTGGCCGGCGAGATAGACGGTGCCATTGTGCACGACAGCCTGGCTCATGCGCGGGCCGGTTTCAAAACGCTTGATATCCATGGAAACTTCCTTTTTTCACCGCTCGGCAGCGCCGGAGCTAGAGGATGACCCGCGCGGCTTACAAGGTTTTGCGGGCGAGCAAAACCCCAAGCACGCCTCTTGCCGTTACAGCCTTGCGGGTGCCGCCGCGCGATCCTCGGCCGGCTGCGCCAACTCCTCTTCCGGAAACGCGATGCGCACGCAGGTGCCCTTGCCGCGTTCGCTGTCGACCACCAGCTGCGCCTGATGCAGCTCGGCGATGCGTTCGACAATGCGCAGGCCGACGCCGAGCGCATCCGAGCTTTTGATGCGGCCGCGCTCCAGCACTTGGGCTGGCGCCTGGCTGAAGCCGGGGCCGGTATCCGTGACCTCCAGCACCGCCGGGGCCGCAGCGCGCACGGTGATGTGCGTGCCCTTCGGCGTATGCTTGACCGCATTGCCGACGAGATTGCTGATGGTGTTTTCGATCAACGCCGGCACGCCGCGAATGGGATTGGTCTGCGGATCGGCGACGAATTCCAATGTGCGGCCGCTTTCGAAGACGTAAGGGGCAAGCGCGGCGACGCTGTCGCCCGCGATCGTTTCGAGGTCGAGCGTGCGGAACGCGCTTGCATCGACCACGTCGAGCTTGGCGAGCGAGGTCAGCTGCTCCAGCATGTGCGTCAGCGCGTCGAGATCCTTCTCGGCCTTGCGGGCCCTAGGGTCGGCGATCCGCTCCAGCTCCATGCGCACCACGGCCACCGGGGTGCGGATTTCATGGGCGATCGAGGTGGAAAAGATCTTCTGCGACTGGATCAGATCCGCCACCCGTTCGAGCAGGCGATTGACGGCCTGGGCCAGCGTCGCCACCTCCCGCGGCATGCCGTCGGTCGGCAGCGGCTGCAGGGCGGCGCGCGGATCGATCTGGTCGGCCTCCCGCGCGGCGGCCACCACCGGCTTCAGCGCCGCACCGACCGAGAGAATGGTGGCCCCGGCCACCAGGCCGAACATCAGTGGCATGGGAATGATCAGATGGTCGCGCAGCTCGTGCAGCAGCACGCCCACCACGAAATTGTGCGGATCCCGCAGCACGGCGAGCTCCACGAAGACTTCGTGCCCCGCCACCGTGAAGGACCGGCCACCGGCGACGCTGAGCGGCTTTCCGGGCGCAATCTCGCGCTGCCAGAGATCCGGCGGATTGACCTCGATCGGCAGGAAGTGGCGCTGGCACATTTCCTCGCAATTGGAATAGAGCACCGCGCCGGCCGCCGTGCGCACCCGCACGAAGATCCCGCCCTCCCCCTCGTCGTCCCGCATGGTGTAGCGCTCGACGAGGCTCGGGCTCATGACGAAGGAAAGCCGGTCATTGGTGGCGACGATGCCGCTCGCCAGCTGCTCGGTTTCCTCGGTGATGATGAAGCCGGCCAGATCCTCGTCGTTCGACCAGTATTCGATGATGACGATGCCGAATTCGAGCACCAGCGCGAGCATGGCGAAGATGACGATGCGCCAGGCGACGATGCCGATCAGCGATCGGTTGGCCTGCCCCGTCATGCCTCGGCCTGCAGCATGTAGCCGACGCCGCGCACGGTGACGAGATTGGCGCGCGTGGGCAGCGGCTGCAGCTTCTTGCGCAGGCGGGATACGGCGAGCTCGAGCGCGTTGGCGGTCATTTCCTCGCCGAATTCCGACAGCGTCAGCTCAAGCTTCCTCTTCTGGACCACACGCCCGGCATCGCGCATCAACAGCTCCACCAGCGCGCGCTCGCGCGGGGGCAGCGGCACGGGCACGCCGTCGCAGGAAAGCTCGGCCGTGGCCGGATCGAAGCGAAGGCCCCCGCATTCGAGCACCGGCTGCAGAGCCGTCGGGCTGCGGCGCAGCATGGCGCGGCAGCGGGCCAGGAACTCCCGGTGGTGGAAGGGCTTGACGAGATAATCGTCCGCGCCGGCATCGAGCCCCTCGATCCGCTCCTCGATCGAGCCGCGGGCGGTGATGACGAGAACGGGAAGATCCTTGTGCTGCCGGCGGATGGTGCGCAGAAGGTCAAGGCCATTGCCATCGGGCAGGCCCAAATCGAGGAGCACGAGATCATGCTCGCTCAGCGCCAGGGCCGCCTCGGCATCGGCAATGCTGGTGACCGCATCCAGGCGCCACCCGGCCTCGCGCACGGTTTCTCCCAAAAGTTCGGCAAGACGGGCACTGTCCTCGACGAGGAGAAGACGCATGGGCGGATCCGGCTCGAGCGATCCCGGCCAACGCGGCGTGGCGAGGAGGCGCACTCTTTTCATGTCTTTGCCGCGTCTCCGGCGCCAGGGCGGTATGCCTGTGCTGGAGAGGCTCGGGCCGAGCTTATCAGCTTTGCGCGCGGGGGGAAGTGGTTCGCACTTACCCCGACTTACCGATAGGTCTCGGCATGCATCACGTCGCCGGTCATCGGGTTCATCAGGATTTCGGCATTCAGGTGATCGACGGTGCGGCCGTGCAGCGCGTAGCAGCTTCCCTCCACGGCCACCATGTCGATCTCGCGATAGCCCGCCTCGCCGGCGCGCCTTTCGATCGCCTCCCGGCTCATCCAGCGCTCGCGCGGGGCCGCGGTACAGCTGCCCTCCGCCGCCAGGGCCGGCGCGGACAGGACCGGCGGGGACAGGGCTGCGAGCGCGGCAAGCAGGGCTGCGAGCAGGAACGGCATGGACGACTCCGCAAAAGGCCCGCAGAGCGATGCCTGATCCTTGCCGTCAGAAAGCTGTCGAACCGGTCTCCGGAGGCGATGGCGGGGCATCGCCGAGCGGGTGATAGCAGGCGAACTGATGATCCGCCGTGCCCGCCAGCGCCGGCATGATCTCCCTGCAGCGATCGGTTGCCTTCCAGCAGCGCGGATTGAACGGGCAGCCGCTCGGCGGGTTCAGG
This region includes:
- a CDS encoding HAMP domain-containing sensor histidine kinase; its protein translation is MTGQANRSLIGIVAWRIVIFAMLALVLEFGIVIIEYWSNDEDLAGFIITEETEQLASGIVATNDRLSFVMSPSLVERYTMRDDEGEGGIFVRVRTAAGAVLYSNCEEMCQRHFLPIEVNPPDLWQREIAPGKPLSVAGGRSFTVAGHEVFVELAVLRDPHNFVVGVLLHELRDHLIIPMPLMFGLVAGATILSVGAALKPVVAAAREADQIDPRAALQPLPTDGMPREVATLAQAVNRLLERVADLIQSQKIFSTSIAHEIRTPVAVVRMELERIADPRARKAEKDLDALTHMLEQLTSLAKLDVVDASAFRTLDLETIAGDSVAALAPYVFESGRTLEFVADPQTNPIRGVPALIENTISNLVGNAVKHTPKGTHITVRAAAPAVLEVTDTGPGFSQAPAQVLERGRIKSSDALGVGLRIVERIAELHQAQLVVDSERGKGTCVRIAFPEEELAQPAEDRAAAPARL
- a CDS encoding response regulator transcription factor; the encoded protein is MRLLLVEDSARLAELLGETVREAGWRLDAVTSIADAEAALALSEHDLVLLDLGLPDGNGLDLLRTIRRQHKDLPVLVITARGSIEERIEGLDAGADDYLVKPFHHREFLARCRAMLRRSPTALQPVLECGGLRFDPATAELSCDGVPVPLPPRERALVELLMRDAGRVVQKRKLELTLSEFGEEMTANALELAVSRLRKKLQPLPTRANLVTVRGVGYMLQAEA
- a CDS encoding PepSY domain-containing protein, whose product is MPFLLAALLAALAALSPPVLSAPALAAEGSCTAAPRERWMSREAIERRAGEAGYREIDMVAVEGSCYALHGRTVDHLNAEILMNPMTGDVMHAETYR